The Desulfoscipio gibsoniae DSM 7213 genome contains a region encoding:
- the smpB gene encoding SsrA-binding protein SmpB, whose product MSAKAIVNRKARHEYHIDETYEAGIALSGTEIKSIRAGKANLQDSYARIENGELVLYNMHISPYEQGNRFNHEPKRPRKLLMHKREIMRLYGQTREKGLSLIPLKVYFKNGKWAKIELALARGKKKFDKREDIAARDAKREMDRAMKDRQRQ is encoded by the coding sequence ATGTCGGCCAAAGCCATAGTTAACCGCAAGGCACGCCATGAATATCATATTGATGAAACCTACGAGGCCGGTATTGCCCTGTCTGGTACGGAAATTAAGTCCATCCGAGCCGGCAAGGCCAATTTGCAGGACAGCTATGCCCGGATTGAAAATGGCGAACTGGTGTTGTATAATATGCATATCAGTCCTTATGAACAGGGCAACCGGTTTAATCACGAGCCCAAGCGGCCGCGCAAGTTACTGATGCACAAGCGAGAAATCATGCGATTGTACGGTCAGACCAGGGAAAAAGGTCTTTCTCTAATTCCCCTTAAGGTATATTTTAAAAATGGTAAGTGGGCTAAAATCGAGCTGGCTCTGGCAAGGGGCAAAAAGAAGTTTGACAAGCGGGAAGACATCGCGGCCCGGGACGCCAAAAGGGAAATGGACCGGGCTATGAAGGACCGGCAGAGGCAGTAG
- a CDS encoding HD domain-containing protein, translating to MTREEAYKLLKQHLKNKNLIKHSLAVEAVMRHLAKHFNEDVEKWGLAGLLHDIDYDRTKGDPQRHSMEGADLLAEQGLSEDIVYAVRVHNEAHGLPRNTLMDKALYSTDPLTGLIVAGALIRPEKKLTAVDVEFLRKRFGEKAFARGANREIIAACSEMGLELEEFLALGLEAMQGIADEMGL from the coding sequence ATGACCAGAGAAGAGGCATACAAACTTTTAAAGCAGCATTTGAAGAATAAAAATTTAATTAAACACTCACTGGCTGTGGAGGCCGTAATGCGGCACCTGGCCAAGCATTTTAACGAAGACGTGGAAAAGTGGGGCCTGGCAGGACTGTTGCATGATATTGACTACGACCGTACGAAAGGCGACCCGCAAAGACATAGCATGGAGGGCGCGGATTTACTGGCGGAACAAGGTCTGTCCGAAGATATAGTTTATGCTGTACGGGTACATAACGAAGCGCATGGCTTGCCCCGCAATACGCTTATGGACAAGGCTTTGTACTCCACCGATCCGCTAACGGGATTAATCGTAGCGGGAGCGCTGATTAGGCCGGAGAAAAAGCTGACGGCTGTAGATGTGGAATTCCTGAGAAAAAGGTTTGGAGAAAAGGCTTTCGCTCGTGGTGCAAACCGTGAAATAATTGCCGCCTGCTCGGAAATGGGCCTGGAACTTGAGGAGTTTCTTGCTCTGGGGCTGGAAGCTATGCAGGGTATTGCAGATGAAATGGGGTTGTAA
- a CDS encoding PaaI family thioesterase — protein MQSRVRGSDHMCFGCSPANPIGLKLKFKMDGDLCRTEFEAGEEHQGWTGYMHGGLITALLDETMVWWLWLKDISIMTVEMNTRYSIGVPIKTKLVIESWCEEEKKGRLFLMAGRIVLPDGKVAVKASAKFMRVDPKQI, from the coding sequence TTGCAAAGTAGAGTCAGGGGCAGCGATCATATGTGCTTTGGCTGTAGCCCGGCTAATCCGATTGGCCTTAAGCTAAAATTTAAAATGGATGGCGACTTGTGTCGTACTGAGTTCGAAGCAGGGGAAGAGCATCAGGGCTGGACAGGCTATATGCATGGTGGTCTAATTACTGCTTTGCTGGATGAAACAATGGTCTGGTGGCTATGGTTGAAGGATATTTCAATTATGACGGTGGAAATGAACACCCGCTACAGCATTGGGGTGCCTATAAAAACCAAGCTAGTAATTGAATCGTGGTGCGAAGAGGAGAAAAAAGGACGCTTATTTTTAATGGCCGGGCGGATAGTGCTGCCAGACGGTAAAGTGGCCGTTAAAGCCAGCGCCAAGTTTATGAGAGTTGATCCGAAGCAAATATAA